DNA from Aquaspirillum sp. LM1:
TTTCATGGCTGCGATTGGCTTGTTTGTCGGCCAGATCATTTTTGGCCTGATCATGGGCCTGCAGTATGTGATCGGGGATTTCCTGTTTCCAGAAATCCCGTTCAATGTAGCCCGCATGGTCCACACCAACCTGCTGATTGTCTGGCTGCTGTTTGGCTTTATGGGCGCGGGCTACTTTCTGATTCCGGAAGAATCCGAACGCGAACTGCACAGCCCAAAGCTGGCGATGATCACCTTCTGGGTGTTCCTGCTTGCCGGCGCACTCACCATTGTCGGCTATCTGGCAGTGCCTTACGCCACACTGGCCAAGATCACCGGCAATGATTTATTGCCCACCATGGGCCGCGAGTTTCTCGAACAACCCACCATCACCAAGATTGGCATCGTGCTGGTGGCACTGTCCTTCCTGTTCAACCTGAGCATGACCGTGCTCAAGGGGCGCAAGACCAGCATCAGCATGGTGATGATGCTCGGCTTGTGGGGGCTGGCGCTGTTCTTCCTGTTCTCGTTCTACAACCCTCATAACCTGGTGCTGGACAAGTATTTCTGGTGGTGGGTGGTGCATCTGTGGGTGGAAGGCGTGTGGGAACTGATCATGGGTGCCATGCTGGCCTTTGTGCTGGTCAAGGTGACCGGGATTGACCGCGAAATCATCGAAAAATGGCTGTACGTGATCATCGCCATGACGCTGATTTCCGGCATCATCGGCACTGGCCACCATTATTTCTGGATTGGCACACCCGAATACTGGCAGGTGTGGGGCTCGGTGTTCTCTGCGCTGGAACCGATTCCGTTCTTCATGATGACCCTGTTTGCCTTTAATGTGGTGAACAAGCGCCGTCGCGAACACCCAAACAAAGCCGCCGTGCTGTGGGCGCTGGGCACTGGGGTGATGGCCTTCCTGGGGGCGGGCGTGTGGGGCTTTTTGCACACCCTGGCCCCGGTCAACTACCTGACCCACGGCACGCAAATCACCGCCAGCCACGGTCACATGGCGTTCTATGGCGCTTACGCCATGGTGGTGATGACGATGATCTCCTACAGCATGCCGCTGATGCGTGGCCGCGAAGCCAACAGCAATGCTGCGCAAGTGGTGGAAATGTGGTCATTCTGGCTGATGACGGTGGCGATGGTGTTCATCACCCTGTTCCTCACCGCCGCCGGCATCCTGCAGGTGTGGATGCAGCGCATGGGTGACAACCCGCTGCCCTTCATGGTGGCGCAGGACAAGATTGCCTTCTTCTACTGGCTGCGTGAAGCCGCCGGCGTGGTGTTCCTGATTGGCCTGGTGCTGTACATCGTCAGCTTCTTTGTCAAAGGCGAGCAGCGCACGGCATAAGCCAAACACTCTCCGCTTCACCCCCTGACGCGCCCACCCCAGGGCGCTTTTTTCATCGAGCCCACCATGCCTTGTGCCGCCCGCCTGCCCACGCCCAGCCGCCACTTGCCCGGAGATCTGGCCATGTGGCTGTTCATTCTGGCCGAGCTCAGCGTATTTGCGCTGTTCTTTGCCCTGTACGCAGTGGCGCGGCTGCGCCAGCCGGCGCTGTTTGCCGCCGGCCAGGCCCAATTGCCCCTGCTGTCGGCGCTGGTGAACACCCTGCTGCTGATCGGCGGCAGCGCCGGCATGGCCGCTGCAGTGCGCGCCTTTGCCGCTGGCCAGCTTCGCCGGGGAGAACACGGCCTGCTGGCCACCCTGGCCTGTGGCGCGCTGTTTGTGCTGATCAAGGGCGCGGAATTTGCCGATAAATTTGCCGCTGGCCTGACCTTGTCTACCAGCGACTTCTGGATGTTTTATCTGTCACTGACAGTGTTTCATTTTATGCATGTGCTGCTAGGCATGGTGATTGTGGCCGCAGTGTGGTTTCACGCCCGACGCGGCGCGTATGGCGCAGCGAATCAGGCCGGCGTGGAAACCTCTGCGGCCTACTGGCATATGGTGGACCTGGTGTGGGTGGTGTTGTTTGCGCTGGTGTATGTGGCGCGATGAATGCCTACGGTGATGCGGCGTCAGCGCGCGTGCCGTGCCTTGAATCTTATCCGCCATCAAGGCAACACCCGCCCCCACTGCGGCATCATCGGCACATGACTTCTTCTCATTCTCCCGCGATGACCCCGCGCCCAGTATGGCCGGTCTGGCTGTACCTGAGTGCGCTCACCCTGGCGCTGGCCGCCCTGGCCGAATGGCACAGCCATGCCGCCCTGGCAGTGGTGGCGCTGGGCGGTGCCTGGCTTAAGGGCGTGGCCATCATCGAATCCTTCATGGCCTTGTGCGATGCACCGGGCTGGCTGCGCGCCTCGGTGCACGGCTGGCTGGCGCTGCTGTGCGGCGGACTCTCCGCCAGTTTTCTGTCTGGAGGCTGAACATGGTCGAAACCATCATCCCGTTTTACCAAGCCAGCGCTGACGAGTGCGAGGTGTTCGAGCGCGCCTGGCAACACCAGCTGCCCATGCTGATCAAGGGCCCCACTGGCTGCGGCAAAACCCGCTTTGTGGCACATATGGCCGCGCGGCTGGGCCTGCCGCTGTTTACCGTGTCCTGCCACGATGACCTGTCGGCGGCTGATCTGGTGGGGCGCCACCTGATTGCCGGCGGCGACACCCGCTGGTGCGATGGCCCGCTCACCCGCGCGGTGCGCGAAGGCGGCATCTGCTATCTGGACGAAGTGGTTGAGGCACGCAAGGACACCACCGTGGTGCTGCACCCGCTGACCGACGACCGGCGGATTTTACCCATCGAGCGCACTGGCGAGGTGCTGCCTGCGCCCCCCGGCTTTATGCTGGTGGTGTCGTACAACCCCGGCTACCAGCATGTGCTGAAAACCCTGAAACCCTCCACCCGCCAGCGTTTTGTGGCACTGAGCTTTGATTTTC
Protein-coding regions in this window:
- a CDS encoding cbb3-type cytochrome c oxidase subunit I, encoding MSTSATAIHHPGRGTVAANMQIKYRSQMVAKPYFMAAIGLFVGQIIFGLIMGLQYVIGDFLFPEIPFNVARMVHTNLLIVWLLFGFMGAGYFLIPEESERELHSPKLAMITFWVFLLAGALTIVGYLAVPYATLAKITGNDLLPTMGREFLEQPTITKIGIVLVALSFLFNLSMTVLKGRKTSISMVMMLGLWGLALFFLFSFYNPHNLVLDKYFWWWVVHLWVEGVWELIMGAMLAFVLVKVTGIDREIIEKWLYVIIAMTLISGIIGTGHHYFWIGTPEYWQVWGSVFSALEPIPFFMMTLFAFNVVNKRRREHPNKAAVLWALGTGVMAFLGAGVWGFLHTLAPVNYLTHGTQITASHGHMAFYGAYAMVVMTMISYSMPLMRGREANSNAAQVVEMWSFWLMTVAMVFITLFLTAAGILQVWMQRMGDNPLPFMVAQDKIAFFYWLREAAGVVFLIGLVLYIVSFFVKGEQRTA
- a CDS encoding cytochrome c oxidase subunit 3 translates to MPCAARLPTPSRHLPGDLAMWLFILAELSVFALFFALYAVARLRQPALFAAGQAQLPLLSALVNTLLLIGGSAGMAAAVRAFAAGQLRRGEHGLLATLACGALFVLIKGAEFADKFAAGLTLSTSDFWMFYLSLTVFHFMHVLLGMVIVAAVWFHARRGAYGAANQAGVETSAAYWHMVDLVWVVLFALVYVAR
- a CDS encoding cytochrome C oxidase subunit IV family protein: MTSSHSPAMTPRPVWPVWLYLSALTLALAALAEWHSHAALAVVALGGAWLKGVAIIESFMALCDAPGWLRASVHGWLALLCGGLSASFLSGG
- a CDS encoding CbbQ/NirQ/NorQ/GpvN family protein; this translates as MVETIIPFYQASADECEVFERAWQHQLPMLIKGPTGCGKTRFVAHMAARLGLPLFTVSCHDDLSAADLVGRHLIAGGDTRWCDGPLTRAVREGGICYLDEVVEARKDTTVVLHPLTDDRRILPIERTGEVLPAPPGFMLVVSYNPGYQHVLKTLKPSTRQRFVALSFDFPHPDVECAVVCHEGGVDAALAQRLVALAGQLRRLTGYDLDEAASTRLLVYAAKLMASGMDARRACRVALVEPLSDEPDTLAALMAVVDTQFGA